The Candidatus Zixiibacteriota bacterium DNA segment GGTCGATTCAAGAATTGACTCAGCCTGTGCCGCGGTCAGGAAGGGGTTCTTTTCGCACATCAGAGCTACGACACCGGCGACGTGCGGGCTGGCCATGGAGGTACCGCCCAGGAAGTAGTAAGACATGCTGTTGCCGCTGTTGACCTGATAGGGTCCGACGACCCACGAGCCGGGGGCGGCTATGTCGAGGTCCTGGCCGGCGAGTTCGCGGCTGGAGAAGTCGGTGATGTAGAAGTTGGCCGGGTTGGTGGGCTCGGCTACATCGAGGTTATACCACCATCCGCCGTTCGGGAAAGGCTGCCATTCGCCGAGCCATCCGGAGGCGGCCGATGAGATTACCGGTTCGTAGGCGCCGGGGTAGCCCATGCCCATGAGACCGCGATTGCCGGCAGAGGCGACAATGATGACCCCTTGGGCGATGGCATAGTCGATGGCGGCCTGCTCGACAGCGTCAAGGACCGGTCCGCCGAGGCTCATGTTGATTACCACCGGGTAGTCAGCCAGCGGGCCCGCTTTGAGGTCGCCGATGTACTCGATACCGCGGGCGATGACCGATGACCATCCGGAGCCATTCTGGTTTAGAACTTTAACCGGAATAATCGTAGCCATAGGAGCGGCGCCGTTAATCGCAGTGCCTCTCAGGCTGTAACCGATTACTGTGCTTGTCACGTGTGTGCCATGAGAGTTCTGATCATGCTCCCATTTGTTAGGCTGTTCGGAAACATTGCCGACTTCGCCACCGCCA contains these protein-coding regions:
- a CDS encoding S8 family serine peptidase gives rise to the protein MNRYTISTGKFGLSSRQITGLKSLVAILSVAAMLIFAGCSDADLPVTGGASQDLGMANSGNGVLGINVLLNTAVTDEILADLGNYGKVRDIMYKVNAVTMQAKADQLGTIQALPYVAVANPDAEREGKPVDLVSATDFLGGISTWDQDAINVTVQPFSSARDVTYTGNGVFVAILDTGLLDSWRKYFPQERIAVEYAKSFGGGGGEVGNVSEQPNKWEHDQNSHGTHVTSTVIGYSLRGTAINGAAPMATIIPVKVLNQNGSGWSSVIARGIEYIGDLKAGPLADYPVVINMSLGGPVLDAVEQAAIDYAIAQGVIIVASAGNRGLMGMGYPGAYEPVISSAASGWLGEWQPFPNGGWWYNLDVAEPTNPANFYITDFSSRELAGQDLDIAAPGSWVVGPYQVNSGNSMSYYFLGGTSMASPHVAGVVALMCEKNPFLTAAQAESILESTAIPLPPGSLDVQGPSGALETFTWGTDATGAGLLDAAAALSATP